The Planctomycetota bacterium genomic sequence CGCTGAGCGTTCCGAGCGGCCTCGGGCGGGCGAGCGACCGCAGCGTGGCGGCCAGACTGGCCGGTACATGGAAATGCTTCGGGCTGAGCTCGCCAAGCTCGATCTGACCGAAGATCAGCTTACGAAGATCCGCGACCTCGGCCAGAATCTTCGGACCGACCTGACCGCCTTGCGTGAGAAGCACGGCGACGATCGGCAGGCGTTGCGTCAAGCCGGCCGCGAGCGGATGTCGCGCTTCCGCGGCGCCATTGGCGAAGTCCTCACCGAGGAGCAGCGTGCCGAGCTTCGTACTGCAATGGAGCAGCTCCGTCGCGAACAGGGCAATCAGCCACGCCGTGCCCGCGGTGCCGAAGCCGGCGAGCGAGCGGGCCCCGAAAGGCGCGGCCCACGACGCGAGGGCGGCTTTGGTCGCCCGTCGACCCGCCCGAGCGACGCAACCTCGTCACGCTTCGAATCGCGACTTCAGAATCGAGCTGAGTCTGCCAACCTGAGCACGCTTCCGCTCGACCTGCCGCTGCTCACCGCGACGGGCAACGAGACCACGCTCGGCCAGAACCTCCACGCCAACAGGCCGACCGTCGTGCTGCTCGGCTCCTACTCCGCACCGTCGTTCCGCGAGCGACTGCGTGACCTGCCTTGGCTGGTCGGCGAACTCCGCACGCCCGGCGGACGATCGGCGGACCTGTTGGTCGTCTACACGAAGGAGCGTCATCCGTCTGACGGCTGGACGCACGCCGACAACGCCGATGCGGGCGTCGTGATCCCGCAACATGCCGATGCCAACGCACGCATGGAAGCCGCCCGCATGGTGCGCGAGCGCCTGCCAGCAAGGACCGGTGTCAGCCTCGTGCTCGACACGATGGACGACAGCCTCCTCGGCCGCGTCGCCGACAACGATCCGGGGGACCACGTGCTGATCCTCAAGCCCGACGGCACCGTCGCGGCCCGGCAACGCTGGTTCGATCCGACGGCAATCATCGATCTCGTCGCAGACGCCGTAGAGAAATAGCGCGTCGCGGAACTGTCGCAGGCCCGCTGGTCGCGCTTCGATCCAACCAAAACCGATCTGGGCCGCAGCTGCTCTACGCTGCGGGCCTTGTCGTTGCCCGGCTTCATCCACGTGCCCGAAGGCGTCGCGCCGTGGTGGTTCGTGACGGCACTGTTGCTCGCC encodes the following:
- a CDS encoding deiodinase-like protein, which gives rise to MSLLNLSRLRRPAAASVALAAVLMLPNAVHAQPAGGGEKPAAERSERPRAGERPQRGGQTGRYMEMLRAELAKLDLTEDQLTKIRDLGQNLRTDLTALREKHGDDRQALRQAGRERMSRFRGAIGEVLTEEQRAELRTAMEQLRREQGNQPRRARGAEAGERAGPERRGPRREGGFGRPSTRPSDATSSRFESRLQNRAESANLSTLPLDLPLLTATGNETTLGQNLHANRPTVVLLGSYSAPSFRERLRDLPWLVGELRTPGGRSADLLVVYTKERHPSDGWTHADNADAGVVIPQHADANARMEAARMVRERLPARTGVSLVLDTMDDSLLGRVADNDPGDHVLILKPDGTVAARQRWFDPTAIIDLVADAVEK